In Bosea vestrisii, the following are encoded in one genomic region:
- a CDS encoding replication-associated recombination protein A produces MSDLFSASGLDKSGPRPLADRVRPTTLGEVAGQDHLTGPDGVLSRLIASGSLGSLIFWGPPGTGKTTVARLLAGQTDLGFEQISAIFSGVADLKKAFDGARGRRLGGKGTLLFVDEIHRFNRAQQDAFLPVMEDGTITLVGATTENPSFALNAALLSRARVLTFKALDEGALLFLLGRAEALEHRELPLTPEARLALARFADGDGRAVLTLAEETWRAAKPDEIFDEAGLSEVIQRRAPIYDKAQDGHYNLISALHKTIRGSDPDAALYYFARMLDAGEDPRFLARRLVRMAVEDIGLADPQALVHARAAAETYEQLGSPEGELALANTVIYLATAPKSNAAYVAYKAAVSVAKQAGSLTPPKTILNAPTKLMKSEGYGADYAYDHDAPDAFSGQNYWPDALGRQRFYDPPERGFEREIRKRLEYWEKLRQERGE; encoded by the coding sequence GTGAGCGACCTCTTCTCCGCTTCAGGCCTCGACAAATCCGGCCCGCGCCCGCTCGCGGACCGGGTGCGGCCGACGACGCTCGGCGAAGTAGCCGGCCAGGATCACCTGACCGGCCCCGACGGCGTGCTGAGCCGGTTGATCGCCTCGGGCTCGCTCGGCAGCCTGATCTTCTGGGGGCCGCCCGGCACCGGCAAGACGACGGTGGCGCGCCTGCTGGCGGGGCAGACCGATCTCGGTTTCGAGCAGATCAGCGCGATCTTCTCCGGCGTTGCCGATCTCAAGAAGGCCTTCGACGGGGCACGCGGCCGCCGGCTCGGCGGCAAGGGCACCTTGCTCTTCGTCGACGAGATCCACCGCTTCAACCGGGCCCAGCAGGACGCCTTCCTGCCGGTGATGGAGGACGGCACGATCACGCTGGTCGGCGCCACCACCGAGAACCCGTCCTTCGCGCTCAACGCCGCGCTGCTCTCGCGGGCCCGCGTCCTGACCTTCAAGGCGCTCGACGAGGGCGCTCTGCTCTTCCTGCTCGGCCGGGCCGAGGCGCTGGAGCACCGCGAATTGCCGCTGACGCCGGAAGCGCGCCTCGCGCTGGCGCGGTTCGCCGATGGCGACGGGCGGGCGGTGCTGACGCTGGCCGAGGAGACCTGGCGCGCCGCCAAGCCGGACGAGATCTTCGACGAGGCGGGCCTCAGCGAGGTGATCCAGCGCCGCGCGCCGATCTACGACAAGGCGCAGGACGGCCACTACAATCTGATTTCGGCCCTGCACAAGACGATCCGCGGCTCCGATCCGGATGCGGCGCTCTATTATTTCGCCCGCATGCTCGACGCCGGCGAGGATCCGCGTTTCCTGGCGCGCCGGCTGGTGCGCATGGCGGTCGAGGATATCGGGCTCGCCGACCCGCAGGCGCTGGTGCATGCCCGCGCCGCTGCGGAGACCTATGAGCAGCTCGGCTCGCCCGAGGGCGAGCTCGCACTGGCGAACACGGTGATCTATCTCGCCACCGCGCCGAAATCGAACGCGGCCTATGTCGCCTACAAGGCGGCGGTGAGCGTCGCCAAGCAGGCGGGATCGCTGACGCCGCCCAAGACCATCCTGAACGCGCCGACCAAGCTGATGAAGAGCGAGGGCTACGGCGCCGACTACGCCTACGACCACGATGCACCCGACGCCTTTTCCGGCCAGAACTACTGGCCCGACGCGCTCGGCCGCCAGCGCTTCTACGATCCGCCGGAGCGCGGTTTCGAGCGCGAGATCAGGAAGCGGCTGGAGTACTGGGAGAAGCTGCGGCAGGAGCGGGGGGAGTAG
- a CDS encoding M20/M25/M40 family metallo-hydrolase, with protein sequence MASSDTLAAVFAHIETNRSAFLDRLIAYLRHPSISAENIGIAEVGALLVEMLTDIGLETSLVPTDGHPMVVARWEKAPGKPTVLLYGHYDVQPPDPLDKWVSPPFEPTIRDGRIYARGVGDNKGQHFAQILAIESHLKVHGTLPCNVILLLEGEEEIGSPNIAGFVRANKAMLKADLAVTADGPRHASGAAAIKFGSRGVVSFELRCRHAVRDVHSGNFGGVVPNPIWTLVHLLGTMKNAAGEITIAGLHDDIEAPTQEELAAIEALPLDIEAVKHSLGLTRLDAPADRPFYERLCFRPTLTINGFHGGYGGPGTKTVLPNEALVKCDIRLVEAQDPEDILRKVAAHVAQHAPEVEFIAADAGMQPSKTPIASPYTAPLRRAFVVAQGEEPLLIPAGFGSLPGYVFTKILGIPAFVTPYANPDEANHAPNENLTLDCFYSGLRTGAALLHELGQLEAP encoded by the coding sequence ATGGCTTCTTCCGACACGCTGGCTGCGGTTTTCGCGCATATCGAGACCAACCGAAGCGCCTTTCTCGATCGCCTGATCGCCTATCTGCGCCATCCCAGCATCAGCGCCGAGAACATCGGCATCGCCGAGGTCGGAGCGCTGCTGGTCGAGATGCTGACTGATATCGGGCTGGAGACGAGCCTGGTGCCGACCGACGGGCACCCCATGGTCGTCGCGCGCTGGGAGAAGGCACCGGGCAAGCCGACCGTGCTGCTCTACGGCCATTACGATGTGCAGCCGCCCGACCCGCTCGACAAATGGGTCTCGCCGCCGTTCGAGCCGACGATCCGTGATGGCCGGATCTATGCGCGCGGCGTCGGCGACAACAAGGGCCAGCATTTCGCCCAGATCCTCGCGATCGAATCCCATCTCAAGGTGCACGGCACCTTGCCTTGCAATGTCATCCTGCTGCTGGAGGGCGAGGAAGAGATCGGCAGTCCGAACATCGCTGGCTTCGTGCGCGCCAACAAGGCGATGCTCAAGGCGGACCTCGCCGTCACCGCCGACGGGCCGCGTCATGCCAGCGGCGCGGCTGCGATCAAGTTCGGCTCGCGCGGCGTGGTCTCCTTCGAACTGCGCTGCCGCCATGCCGTCCGCGACGTGCATTCCGGCAATTTCGGCGGCGTCGTGCCGAACCCGATCTGGACCCTGGTCCATCTGCTCGGGACCATGAAGAATGCCGCCGGCGAGATCACCATTGCCGGCCTCCATGACGACATCGAAGCGCCGACACAGGAGGAACTCGCCGCGATCGAGGCCCTGCCGCTCGACATCGAGGCGGTAAAGCACAGCCTCGGCCTGACCAGGCTCGATGCGCCGGCCGATCGGCCCTTCTATGAGCGCCTCTGCTTCCGCCCGACGCTGACCATCAACGGCTTTCACGGCGGCTATGGCGGTCCCGGCACCAAGACCGTCCTGCCCAATGAAGCCTTGGTGAAATGCGATATCCGCCTAGTCGAGGCGCAGGATCCCGAGGATATCCTGCGCAAGGTCGCGGCGCATGTGGCGCAGCATGCGCCGGAGGTCGAGTTCATCGCAGCCGATGCCGGCATGCAGCCCTCGAAAACGCCGATCGCCTCGCCCTACACCGCCCCGTTGCGCCGGGCTTTCGTCGTAGCCCAGGGCGAGGAGCCGCTGCTGATCCCGGCGGGCTTCGGCAGCCTGCCCGGCTATGTCTTCACCAAGATCCTCGGCATTCCCGCCTTCGTCACGCCCTATGCCAATCCCGACGAGGCCAACCATGCGCCGAACGAGAACCTGACGCTCGACTGCTTCTACAGCGGGCTTCGCACCGGCGCGGCGCTGCTACACGAGCTCGGCCAGCTCGAGGCGCCCTGA
- a CDS encoding BLUF domain-containing protein encodes MSLVRLVYASRSRLVEADRRIGLARILETARRLNAERHVTGFLMATRGGFAQILEGEAGSIAETYGRIMVDPRHAELRLLAQDAVDQRQFAGWAMAYAEHDQTTEFIFGLYGIAPDTEIFEQPLDVLLDLAGELASARA; translated from the coding sequence GTGAGCCTCGTGCGCCTTGTTTATGCCAGCCGCAGCCGACTCGTCGAGGCGGATCGACGCATCGGGCTCGCGCGCATTCTCGAGACGGCGCGGCGGCTCAATGCCGAAAGACATGTCACGGGCTTCCTGATGGCAACGCGGGGCGGATTTGCCCAGATCCTCGAAGGCGAGGCCGGTTCTATCGCGGAAACCTATGGCCGGATCATGGTCGATCCACGCCATGCCGAGCTGCGCCTGTTGGCGCAGGATGCCGTCGATCAACGGCAGTTCGCTGGCTGGGCAATGGCCTATGCCGAGCACGATCAGACGACCGAATTCATCTTCGGACTCTATGGCATCGCGCCGGATACCGAAATCTTCGAGCAGCCGCTCGACGTGCTGCTCGATCTTGCCGGCGAGCTCGCCAGCGCTCGCGCCTGA
- a CDS encoding DUF998 domain-containing protein, giving the protein MQTAPSQSLDRALLACGVASTPVFYALAVLQLALRPEYDIRTQPISFLALGELGWIQVANFLVTGALALAGAIGLRRVLRDQRGGSAGPILAGLYGLGMIGAGVFGPDPLPAPGQAPQISVTGALHMVAFLVSFLSLIAACFVMARRFGAVGKRDWALYSVATALLAPALVAAGMANPSWAGVIVGGAGLVLFGWFSLVAYGIRGEAAAD; this is encoded by the coding sequence ATGCAAACCGCTCCGTCCCAATCTCTCGATCGCGCCCTCCTCGCCTGCGGCGTGGCGAGCACGCCTGTCTTCTACGCCCTAGCCGTCCTGCAGCTGGCGTTGAGGCCGGAATACGACATCCGCACCCAGCCCATCAGCTTCCTGGCACTCGGTGAGCTCGGCTGGATCCAGGTCGCGAACTTCCTGGTGACCGGCGCCCTCGCACTCGCCGGCGCGATCGGTTTGCGCCGGGTACTGCGCGACCAGCGCGGCGGCAGCGCGGGCCCTATCCTCGCCGGCCTCTACGGCCTCGGCATGATCGGCGCCGGCGTGTTCGGGCCCGATCCGCTTCCCGCCCCCGGCCAGGCGCCGCAGATCAGCGTCACCGGCGCCTTGCACATGGTGGCGTTCCTCGTCTCGTTCCTGTCGCTGATCGCGGCCTGCTTCGTCATGGCGCGCCGGTTCGGCGCCGTCGGCAAGCGCGATTGGGCGCTCTACAGCGTTGCCACGGCGTTGCTGGCGCCAGCGCTTGTCGCCGCGGGCATGGCCAACCCATCCTGGGCCGGGGTGATCGTCGGCGGCGCCGGCCTCGTGCTCTTCGGCTGGTTCTCGCTCGTCGCCTATGGGATTCGCGGCGAAGCTGCGGCGGACTGA
- a CDS encoding TetR/AcrR family transcriptional regulator, whose product MSQATLDRSERKRGTVIEAATSLFLSKGYDGTTMDEVAALAGVSKPTLYRYFADKERLYAEIVAATTDSIDGLLKLVADELAASDDPREGLGRLASKFLTALMQPDLLRLRRLVIANAERFPEVGQGWFSRGFGRVLQTLSGAFQRYAANGRLRMDDPLLAADHFAGLVLWIPLNRAMFSGNCDSDPAELARYADAAVDAFLRGYGTEAAK is encoded by the coding sequence ATGTCGCAAGCCACTCTCGACCGATCCGAGCGCAAGCGCGGCACCGTCATCGAAGCGGCGACGAGCCTTTTCCTGAGCAAGGGCTATGACGGAACCACCATGGACGAGGTCGCGGCGCTGGCGGGCGTGTCGAAGCCGACGCTCTACCGCTATTTCGCCGACAAGGAGCGGCTCTATGCCGAGATCGTTGCGGCAACCACGGACAGTATCGACGGATTGCTGAAGCTGGTGGCCGACGAGCTTGCTGCCTCCGACGATCCGAGGGAGGGGTTAGGCCGGCTCGCGAGCAAGTTCCTGACGGCGCTGATGCAGCCTGACCTGCTGCGCCTGCGCCGGCTGGTGATCGCTAATGCCGAGCGGTTTCCCGAGGTCGGGCAGGGCTGGTTCAGCCGCGGCTTCGGCAGAGTGCTCCAGACGCTGTCGGGTGCCTTCCAGCGTTATGCCGCCAATGGCCGCCTGAGGATGGACGATCCCTTGCTGGCGGCCGACCATTTCGCCGGGCTGGTGCTCTGGATACCCCTCAACCGCGCGATGTTCAGCGGCAATTGCGACAGCGATCCGGCCGAGCTCGCCCGCTATGCAGACGCTGCGGTCGATGCCTTCCTGCGGGGCTATGGCACCGAGGCGGCCAAATAA
- a CDS encoding DegQ family serine endoprotease codes for MRRSIMPNRDQLAALVLGLGLSVGAPMLALAQARQVPEARQQITLSFAPVVQKTAPSVVNVYGARVERRPQNPFMDDPFFRRFFGDGGFGLPREQVQRSLGSGVIVDAGGLVVTNNHVIEGMTEVKVALADKREFEATILLRDPRTDLAVLKLKGAKDLAAIELGDSDTLQIGDLVLAIGNPFGVGQTVTQGIISALARTQVGVGDAQSFIQTDAAINPGNSGGALVDMQGRLTGINTAIFSKSGGSVGIGFAIPSAMVRVVVDSARTGASSVRRAWFGARLQALTQDVADGLGLDRPAGSVVASVVESGPAAEGGLKRSDVILAVDGVGVDDPESFGYRFATRPIGGTTQLTVLRSGKRITVPIKLTPAPETRPREPVKVAGRSPFTGLTVLNLSPAVAEELSIDLSTEGVVVSEIEEGSAAARVGFRKGDLIVAINGERINASRDIELATRERKRSWEVTISRGGQSVTSTFGG; via the coding sequence ATGCGCCGTTCCATCATGCCGAACCGAGATCAACTTGCCGCCCTCGTCCTCGGTCTTGGGCTGTCTGTAGGCGCGCCCATGCTGGCGCTGGCGCAGGCCCGTCAGGTGCCCGAGGCGCGCCAGCAGATCACGCTGTCCTTCGCCCCCGTCGTGCAGAAGACGGCGCCGTCCGTGGTCAACGTCTATGGCGCGCGCGTCGAGCGGCGGCCGCAGAACCCGTTCATGGACGATCCGTTCTTCCGCCGCTTCTTCGGCGATGGCGGCTTCGGCCTGCCGCGCGAGCAGGTGCAGCGCTCGCTCGGCTCGGGCGTGATCGTCGATGCCGGCGGGCTGGTGGTCACCAACAACCACGTCATCGAGGGCATGACCGAGGTCAAGGTCGCGCTTGCGGACAAGCGCGAGTTCGAAGCGACGATCCTGCTGCGCGACCCGCGCACGGATCTCGCCGTGCTCAAGCTCAAGGGCGCCAAGGATCTGGCTGCGATCGAACTCGGCGATTCCGATACGCTGCAGATCGGCGACCTCGTGCTGGCGATCGGCAACCCGTTCGGCGTCGGCCAGACGGTGACCCAGGGCATCATCTCGGCACTGGCGCGCACCCAGGTCGGCGTCGGTGACGCCCAGTCCTTCATCCAGACCGATGCGGCGATCAACCCCGGCAATTCCGGCGGCGCGCTGGTCGACATGCAGGGCCGGCTTACCGGCATCAACACCGCAATCTTCTCGAAGTCGGGCGGCAGCGTCGGCATCGGCTTCGCCATTCCCTCTGCCATGGTTCGTGTCGTCGTGGACAGCGCCAGGACGGGGGCGAGCAGCGTCCGCCGGGCCTGGTTCGGGGCCCGGCTGCAGGCATTGACTCAGGACGTCGCTGACGGGCTCGGACTCGATCGGCCAGCCGGTTCGGTCGTCGCCAGCGTGGTCGAGTCGGGGCCGGCGGCCGAAGGCGGCCTCAAGCGCTCTGATGTGATCCTCGCCGTCGACGGCGTCGGCGTCGACGACCCTGAGAGCTTCGGCTACCGCTTCGCAACCCGGCCGATCGGCGGCACCACGCAGCTCACCGTGTTGCGGAGTGGCAAGCGCATCACCGTTCCCATCAAGCTGACGCCGGCCCCGGAGACGCGCCCGCGCGAGCCGGTCAAGGTCGCCGGCCGCTCGCCCTTCACCGGCCTGACCGTGCTGAACCTGTCGCCGGCCGTCGCCGAGGAACTCTCGATCGACCTCTCGACCGAGGGCGTCGTCGTCAGCGAGATCGAGGAGGGCAGCGCGGCCGCCCGTGTCGGCTTCCGCAAGGGCGATCTGATCGTCGCGATCAATGGCGAGCGCATCAACGCCTCGCGCGACATCGAACTGGCGACGCGCGAGCGCAAGCGCTCCTGGGAGGTGACGATCTCGCGGGGTGGCCAGAGCGTGACCTCGACATTCGGCGGGTGA
- a CDS encoding acetyl-CoA carboxylase biotin carboxylase subunit: protein MFSKILIANRGEIACRVIKTAQRMGIKTVAVYSDADRDALHVEMADEAVHIGAAPAAESYLVIDKIIAACKQTGAEAVHPGYGFLSEREAFAKALKENGIVFIGPNPGAIAAMGDKIESKKAAAAANVSTVPGYLGVIENPEHAVKIADEIGYPVMIKASAGGGGKGMRIAHSAGEVAEGFARAKSEAASSFGDDRVFVEKFIVDPRHIEIQVLGDKHGNVIYLGERECSIQRRNQKVLEEAPSPLLDEATRRKMGEQAVALAKAVNYDSAGTVEFVAGQDKSFYFLEMNTRLQVEHPVTEMITGIDLVEQMIRVAYGEKLAIGQADVKLNGWAVESRVYAEDPTRNFLPSTGRLVTYRPPSEGPDGDATVRNDTGVFEGGEISIYYDPMIAKLVTHAPTREAAIKAQARALDAFAIDGIRHNIPFVAAVMQHPRWISGNLSTGFIAEEFPEGFSLPQPEGEIALRMAAIAIACDHRLNARKRNVSAQMEGWRKVEFERTRIVSLGGERFEGEVTEQGGAVTITFADRTLTVASDWRPGEPVWRGTLDGVAIAAQVRPILNGVALGHAGAYANAHVYTPREAELAALMPEKVAADTGKFLLCPMPGLVKAISVVVGQEVKAGEPLAMVEAMKMENVLRAEKDVTIAKILAKEGDSLAVDAVIMEFS from the coding sequence ATGTTCTCGAAGATTCTGATCGCGAACCGTGGCGAGATCGCCTGCCGCGTCATCAAGACGGCCCAGCGCATGGGCATCAAGACGGTGGCGGTCTATTCCGATGCCGATCGCGACGCGCTGCATGTCGAGATGGCCGACGAGGCCGTGCATATCGGCGCCGCGCCCGCCGCCGAATCCTATCTCGTCATCGATAAGATCATCGCCGCCTGCAAGCAGACGGGCGCCGAGGCCGTCCATCCCGGATATGGTTTTCTCTCCGAGCGCGAGGCCTTCGCCAAGGCGCTGAAGGAGAACGGCATCGTCTTCATCGGCCCTAATCCCGGCGCGATCGCCGCGATGGGCGACAAGATCGAATCGAAGAAGGCGGCGGCTGCAGCCAATGTCTCGACCGTGCCGGGCTATCTCGGCGTGATCGAGAACCCCGAGCACGCTGTGAAGATCGCCGACGAGATCGGCTATCCCGTGATGATCAAGGCCTCGGCCGGCGGCGGCGGCAAGGGCATGCGCATCGCCCACTCGGCCGGCGAGGTCGCCGAGGGCTTCGCCCGGGCGAAATCGGAGGCGGCGTCCTCTTTCGGCGACGACCGCGTCTTCGTCGAGAAGTTCATCGTCGACCCGCGCCATATCGAGATCCAGGTGCTGGGCGACAAGCACGGCAACGTCATCTATCTCGGCGAGCGCGAATGCTCGATCCAGCGCCGCAACCAGAAGGTGCTGGAGGAGGCGCCGTCGCCGCTGCTCGACGAGGCGACGCGCCGCAAGATGGGCGAGCAGGCGGTCGCGCTGGCCAAGGCGGTGAATTACGACTCGGCCGGCACGGTCGAGTTCGTCGCCGGCCAGGACAAGTCGTTCTACTTCCTCGAGATGAACACCCGCCTGCAGGTCGAACATCCGGTGACCGAGATGATCACCGGCATCGATCTGGTCGAGCAGATGATCCGCGTCGCCTATGGCGAGAAGCTCGCGATCGGCCAGGCCGACGTGAAGCTCAATGGCTGGGCGGTCGAGTCCCGCGTCTATGCCGAGGATCCGACCCGCAACTTCCTGCCCTCGACCGGCCGGCTCGTCACCTATCGCCCGCCGAGCGAAGGCCCGGATGGCGACGCGACCGTGCGCAACGACACCGGCGTGTTCGAGGGCGGCGAGATCTCGATCTATTACGACCCGATGATCGCCAAGCTCGTCACGCATGCCCCGACGCGCGAGGCTGCGATCAAGGCGCAGGCGCGCGCGCTCGATGCCTTCGCCATCGACGGCATCCGGCACAACATCCCCTTCGTCGCGGCGGTGATGCAGCATCCGCGCTGGATCTCGGGCAATCTCTCGACCGGCTTCATCGCCGAGGAGTTTCCGGAAGGCTTTTCCCTGCCGCAGCCGGAAGGCGAGATCGCGCTGCGCATGGCGGCGATCGCGATCGCCTGCGACCACCGGCTCAATGCCCGCAAGCGAAACGTCTCGGCGCAGATGGAGGGCTGGCGCAAGGTCGAGTTCGAGCGCACCCGCATCGTCTCGCTGGGCGGTGAGCGCTTCGAGGGTGAAGTCACGGAGCAGGGTGGCGCGGTGACGATCACCTTCGCTGACCGGACTCTCACCGTTGCCAGCGACTGGCGGCCGGGCGAGCCGGTCTGGCGCGGGACGCTCGACGGCGTCGCCATCGCGGCGCAGGTCCGGCCGATCCTGAACGGCGTCGCGCTCGGCCATGCCGGCGCCTATGCCAATGCCCATGTCTACACGCCGCGCGAGGCGGAGCTGGCGGCGCTGATGCCGGAGAAGGTCGCGGCCGATACCGGAAAATTCCTGCTCTGCCCAATGCCCGGCCTCGTCAAGGCGATCTCTGTCGTCGTCGGCCAGGAGGTCAAGGCGGGCGAGCCGCTCGCCATGGTCGAGGCGATGAAGATGGAGAACGTGCTGCGCGCCGAGAAGGACGTCACCATCGCCAAGATCCTGGCGAAGGAGGGCGATTCGCTCGCCGTGGATGCGGTCATCATGGAATTCAGCTGA
- the crcB gene encoding fluoride efflux transporter CrcB, with amino-acid sequence MLSTALVFLGAGIGGVLRHGVNVVSLKWLGPSFPFGTMAINILGSGVMGLVAGFLAFKAGEGWTQNARLFLATGILGGFTTFSAFSLDAVLLWERGEVLPAAFYVLGSVVLSLAALVAGLSIVRGLT; translated from the coding sequence ATGCTTTCAACCGCTCTCGTCTTCCTCGGCGCCGGCATCGGCGGCGTGCTCCGGCACGGCGTCAACGTCGTCTCGCTGAAATGGCTCGGTCCTTCGTTCCCCTTTGGGACGATGGCGATCAACATCCTCGGCTCCGGTGTGATGGGGCTGGTCGCCGGCTTCCTCGCCTTCAAGGCCGGCGAGGGCTGGACGCAGAATGCGCGCCTCTTCCTCGCCACCGGCATTTTGGGCGGCTTCACCACCTTCTCGGCCTTCTCGCTCGACGCGGTGCTGCTCTGGGAGCGCGGCGAGGTGTTGCCGGCTGCATTCTATGTGCTCGGCTCGGTCGTCCTTTCGCTTGCGGCGCTCGTCGCGGGATTGTCCATTGTGCGGGGGCTGACATGA
- a CDS encoding RluA family pseudouridine synthase — translation MRTGGKGTGGPARGNGPKRGGRLPASGAPKGKRPSHDARRSARARPRPAEEEVVRTEPTRNPKPHHPAPRAAGPRKPAPRKPPITEAPTRAEVKAVTAEVLSTGVQQLVVTPDENEMRIDRFLEARFPQLSFSHIQRIVRKGELRVNGKRADSKDRLEAGQTVRIPPLKLEQAAERPRSAKADGDTIGFLRSITLYEDDDVIVLNKPAGLAVQGGSGTTRHVDGMLDALTGKDGQKPRLVHRLDKDTAGCLVIAKSRFAAATLAKTFRSRSARKVYWALVAGVPRVRQGRISTYLAREEAYDGDQRMAIAEHGGEGAMHAVTYYAVVETAAQKLGWLSLKPVTGRTHQLRAHAAHIGHPIVGDPKYFNIQNWELPGGIQNKLHLLARRIVLPHPRGKGTIDVSAPLPPHMRQSWNLLGFEDAPYDPIVDAPDE, via the coding sequence ATGAGAACCGGCGGCAAGGGAACTGGCGGGCCTGCGCGAGGCAACGGCCCCAAGCGCGGCGGCAGGCTGCCTGCCTCCGGCGCGCCGAAGGGCAAGCGCCCGAGCCATGATGCGCGCCGCTCGGCCCGCGCCAGGCCGCGTCCGGCAGAGGAAGAGGTCGTGCGCACCGAGCCGACGCGCAACCCGAAGCCACATCATCCCGCGCCGAGAGCGGCGGGCCCGCGCAAGCCCGCACCGCGCAAGCCGCCGATCACGGAGGCGCCGACGCGTGCCGAGGTCAAGGCCGTGACCGCCGAGGTGCTCTCGACCGGCGTGCAGCAGCTCGTGGTGACGCCGGACGAGAACGAGATGCGGATCGACCGCTTCCTCGAAGCGCGCTTCCCACAGCTCTCCTTCAGCCATATCCAGCGCATCGTCCGGAAGGGCGAACTGCGGGTCAACGGCAAGCGTGCCGACAGCAAGGACCGGCTCGAGGCCGGCCAGACCGTGCGCATCCCGCCGCTCAAGCTGGAGCAGGCGGCGGAGCGGCCGCGCTCGGCCAAGGCCGATGGCGACACGATCGGCTTCCTGCGCTCGATCACGCTCTATGAGGATGACGACGTCATCGTCCTCAACAAGCCGGCGGGTCTGGCTGTCCAGGGCGGCTCAGGCACGACGCGGCATGTCGACGGCATGCTCGATGCCCTCACCGGCAAGGACGGGCAGAAGCCGCGCCTCGTGCACCGACTCGACAAGGACACGGCCGGCTGCCTTGTCATCGCCAAGTCGCGCTTTGCCGCGGCGACGCTCGCCAAGACCTTCCGCTCGCGTTCGGCTCGCAAGGTCTACTGGGCGCTGGTCGCCGGCGTGCCGCGCGTCCGCCAGGGCCGGATCTCGACCTATCTCGCGCGCGAAGAGGCCTATGACGGCGACCAGCGCATGGCGATCGCCGAGCATGGCGGGGAGGGTGCCATGCATGCCGTCACCTATTACGCCGTGGTCGAGACCGCGGCGCAGAAGCTCGGCTGGCTCTCGCTCAAGCCGGTGACCGGCCGCACCCACCAATTGCGCGCGCATGCCGCCCATATCGGCCATCCGATCGTCGGCGATCCCAAGTACTTCAACATCCAGAACTGGGAGCTGCCCGGCGGCATCCAGAACAAGCTGCACCTGCTCGCCCGGCGGATCGTGCTGCCGCATCCGCGCGGCAAGGGCACGATCGACGTCAGCGCGCCGCTGCCGCCGCATATGCGCCAGAGCTGGAACCTGCTCGGCTTCGAGGATGCGCCTTACGACCCGATCGTCGACGCGCCGGACGAATAG
- a CDS encoding HAD-IA family hydrolase translates to MNLIIFDLDGTLIDSEAIILGAQYETFARCGRVHPGREAGLGVIGLTLDIALMRVAGLAEPDDVLTQTYRDVFNDMRRRAETDPSLAEPLFPGVAEMLAGLSQRPQTLLGIATGKSRRGADYAIEHHGWASLFATTQTADDAISKPHPGMILRAMAETGATPERTLMVGDSTFDMEMAVAAGVTPVAVSWGFQPVAALRAAGAQHVIKNCAELTGIVDKLAVAEPA, encoded by the coding sequence ATGAACCTCATCATCTTCGACCTCGACGGCACGCTGATCGATTCCGAGGCAATCATCCTCGGCGCCCAGTACGAGACTTTCGCGCGCTGTGGCCGTGTCCACCCGGGTCGCGAAGCGGGGCTCGGCGTCATTGGGCTGACGCTCGACATCGCGCTGATGCGGGTCGCCGGGCTTGCCGAGCCGGACGACGTGCTGACGCAGACCTACAGGGATGTCTTCAACGACATGCGGCGGCGGGCGGAGACCGATCCGTCTTTGGCCGAGCCGCTTTTCCCTGGTGTCGCCGAGATGCTGGCGGGGCTATCGCAGCGGCCGCAGACACTGCTCGGCATTGCCACCGGCAAGTCGCGGCGCGGGGCGGACTATGCCATCGAGCACCATGGCTGGGCCAGCCTGTTCGCGACGACCCAGACCGCCGACGACGCGATCTCGAAGCCGCATCCCGGGATGATCTTGCGGGCGATGGCCGAGACGGGCGCTACGCCGGAGCGGACGCTGATGGTCGGCGACAGCACCTTCGACATGGAGATGGCGGTCGCGGCCGGCGTGACTCCGGTCGCGGTCTCCTGGGGCTTCCAGCCGGTCGCGGCATTGCGGGCGGCCGGAGCCCAGCATGTGATCAAGAACTGCGCCGAGCTGACCGGTATCGTCGACAAGCTGGCGGTGGCAGAACCGGCCTGA